A genome region from Natronobeatus ordinarius includes the following:
- the lrp gene encoding HTH-type transcriptional regulator Lrp: MTYENLDSKLVNALLGDGRASLRSLAEELDVSVTTVSNHLSDLEEQGVIEGYTPIVDYDELEYDVTAIIQLKVEGHALPEITDSLAEHRQMISVYEVTGDYDVIAVGKFTDTDGMNDQIKALITDPDIKESNTSVVLNTVTENEQFELEIDED; the protein is encoded by the coding sequence ATGACGTACGAAAATCTGGACTCGAAGTTAGTGAATGCCCTTCTCGGCGACGGGCGGGCCAGCCTTCGCAGTCTGGCCGAGGAACTCGACGTCTCGGTGACGACCGTCTCGAATCACCTCTCCGACCTCGAGGAACAGGGAGTGATCGAGGGCTACACGCCAATCGTCGACTACGACGAACTCGAGTACGACGTCACGGCGATCATCCAGCTCAAAGTCGAGGGCCACGCCCTCCCCGAGATCACCGACAGCCTCGCAGAGCACCGGCAGATGATCAGCGTCTACGAGGTCACCGGCGACTACGACGTGATCGCCGTCGGGAAGTTCACGGATACGGATGGCATGAACGATCAGATCAAGGCGCTCATCACCGACCCCGACATCAAGGAGTCGAACACGAGCGTCGTGCTCAACACGGTCACCGAGAACGAACAGTTCGAACTCGAGATCGACGAGGACTGA
- a CDS encoding fumarylacetoacetate hydrolase family protein, giving the protein MRLARLSTPDGPVFGRYEDGIVFANDGRYEVGVDGHLLAPCEPTSLYCVGRNYAATLEQMDYERPEEPDFFIKPPASLLAHDEPIPYPAFTDELTYAGELAAVIDVRCRNLEPADVPDVVRGYTIMNDVDALDQQGRTARKAFDGSAPLGPWLETDLDPTGLEMWTDVAGERRQEANTELMLFDPSEVVSFLSRRFTFRPGDVVAFGSPANPGLLEPGDTVEITYEGVGTLRNTVADHE; this is encoded by the coding sequence ATGCGACTCGCACGACTCTCGACCCCCGACGGACCCGTTTTCGGCCGCTACGAGGACGGTATCGTCTTCGCGAACGACGGTCGCTACGAGGTCGGCGTGGACGGCCACCTTCTGGCGCCCTGCGAACCGACGTCGCTGTACTGCGTCGGCCGGAACTACGCGGCGACCCTCGAGCAGATGGACTACGAGCGTCCCGAGGAGCCGGACTTCTTCATCAAGCCGCCGGCGTCACTGCTCGCCCACGATGAGCCGATCCCGTACCCCGCGTTCACCGACGAGCTGACCTACGCCGGCGAGCTCGCGGCGGTGATCGACGTTCGCTGTCGGAACCTCGAGCCCGCGGACGTCCCCGACGTCGTGCGTGGCTACACCATCATGAACGACGTCGACGCGCTCGACCAGCAGGGACGAACCGCACGAAAGGCGTTCGACGGCTCGGCACCGCTTGGCCCCTGGCTCGAGACGGACCTCGATCCGACGGGGCTCGAGATGTGGACCGACGTGGCGGGCGAGCGTCGCCAGGAGGCGAACACCGAGCTGATGCTGTTCGATCCCTCCGAGGTGGTCTCGTTTCTCTCCCGGCGGTTCACGTTCCGACCGGGCGACGTCGTCGCCTTCGGCAGCCCCGCAAACCCGGGGCTGCTCGAGCCCGGTGACACGGTCGAGATCACCTACGAGGGCGTCGGGACGCTCCGGAACACGGTTGCCGACCACGAGTGA
- a CDS encoding S9 family peptidase yields MSESNDVLTELASLPTFHHPTVSPDGTEVALYYDGPGRNELHVLDVETGELERVSDGEVPRNARWWIRWGVDGDRLYFHLDDDGNEQNDVHAIDRDGAAEAVVELEGQTILSDADETALLVASSAGGQMNLYRHDLETDETVKVTDYERAVWGGSLSPDGERIAYVTNETDDYENLDAYVADADGSNPRRLEIGETGAEVVVADWHPDGDRLLVTDNSEDLGRAGSYDLAADEVTWFGDLEYEEQAVQWLPDGDRFLAQRTRRAAVVPVVYDVETGESREFDLPEGVSTIAEHGEAVLADGRVLITHTTPDRRPELLAYDLEREADQASNRRAGSTATRESDEVEVLLAAEYGDLDPDRFVDAEYFRFESNGVAGTEAAVELEPATDLEIEALLYDSGERPSPLLVKPHGGPRAADQRSFSLYTQFLLSQGYSVLEVNYRGSTGRGRSFVRELYDDWGGAEQADIARGLEHVLETHDWIDEDRVVVFGGSYGGYSAYWQLVQYPDYYDAGIAWIGLTDLVEMFETTMPHFRTELMEKNLGTPEENPDLYEERSPITHAENLDAPLLMVHGVTDSRVPVSQARLFRDRLEELGSEGGENGDFEYVELGEEGHASSDIDQKIRLFRVLDDFLERRLGTEPLET; encoded by the coding sequence ATGTCGGAATCGAACGACGTCCTCACCGAACTCGCGAGCCTGCCGACGTTTCACCACCCGACGGTCTCGCCGGACGGCACCGAGGTCGCGCTCTACTACGACGGCCCCGGCCGGAACGAACTCCACGTCCTCGACGTCGAAACCGGCGAACTCGAGCGAGTCAGCGACGGCGAAGTTCCCCGAAACGCCCGCTGGTGGATCAGGTGGGGAGTCGACGGCGATCGGCTCTACTTCCACCTCGACGACGATGGGAACGAGCAGAACGACGTTCACGCGATCGACCGCGACGGCGCGGCCGAGGCGGTCGTCGAACTCGAGGGTCAGACCATCCTCTCTGACGCCGACGAGACAGCCCTGCTGGTCGCCTCGAGCGCGGGCGGCCAGATGAACCTCTATCGTCACGACCTCGAAACTGACGAAACGGTGAAAGTCACCGACTACGAGCGCGCGGTGTGGGGCGGCTCGCTCTCGCCCGACGGCGAGCGGATCGCCTACGTGACGAACGAAACGGATGACTACGAGAACCTCGATGCGTACGTCGCCGACGCGGACGGTTCGAATCCCCGACGGCTCGAGATCGGCGAGACCGGCGCCGAGGTCGTCGTCGCCGACTGGCACCCGGACGGCGATCGGCTGCTCGTGACGGACAACAGCGAGGACCTCGGCCGGGCCGGGAGTTACGACCTGGCAGCCGACGAGGTGACCTGGTTCGGCGACCTCGAGTACGAGGAGCAAGCCGTCCAATGGCTCCCCGACGGCGATCGCTTCCTCGCCCAGCGCACGCGCCGGGCGGCGGTGGTGCCGGTCGTCTACGACGTCGAGACCGGCGAGTCGCGGGAGTTCGACCTCCCCGAGGGCGTCTCGACGATCGCCGAACACGGCGAGGCAGTGCTCGCCGACGGCCGCGTCCTCATCACCCACACGACGCCCGACCGGCGACCCGAACTGCTCGCGTACGACCTCGAGCGCGAGGCCGACCAGGCCTCGAACCGTCGAGCGGGGAGCACGGCGACCCGCGAGAGCGACGAGGTCGAGGTCCTGCTCGCAGCCGAGTACGGCGACCTCGACCCCGACCGGTTCGTCGACGCCGAGTACTTCCGGTTCGAATCCAACGGCGTCGCTGGCACCGAGGCCGCAGTCGAGCTCGAGCCCGCGACCGACCTCGAGATCGAGGCGCTGCTGTACGACTCCGGCGAGCGTCCCTCGCCGCTGCTCGTCAAACCCCACGGCGGGCCGCGGGCGGCCGACCAGCGGTCGTTCAGCCTCTACACGCAGTTTCTGCTCAGCCAAGGCTACAGCGTGCTCGAGGTGAACTACCGCGGCTCGACCGGCCGCGGACGCTCGTTCGTCCGGGAGCTGTACGACGACTGGGGCGGGGCCGAACAGGCCGATATCGCCCGCGGACTCGAGCACGTTCTCGAGACGCACGACTGGATCGACGAGGATCGCGTCGTCGTCTTCGGCGGCTCCTACGGCGGCTACTCGGCGTACTGGCAGCTGGTGCAGTATCCCGACTACTACGACGCCGGCATCGCCTGGATCGGCCTCACCGACCTCGTGGAGATGTTCGAGACGACGATGCCCCACTTCCGGACCGAACTGATGGAGAAGAACCTCGGCACGCCCGAGGAGAACCCCGACCTGTACGAGGAGCGCAGTCCAATCACCCACGCCGAGAACCTCGACGCACCCCTGTTGATGGTCCACGGCGTCACCGACAGTCGCGTCCCGGTCTCACAGGCCCGGCTCTTTCGTGACCGACTCGAGGAACTCGGCTCCGAGGGGGGCGAAAACGGCGACTTCGAGTACGTCGAACTCGGTGAGGAGGGCCACGCCTCCTCGGACATCGACCAGAAGATCCGGTTGTTCCGCGTGCTCGACGACTTCCTCGAGCGACGACTCGGGACGGAACCGCTCGAGACGTAG
- a CDS encoding VOC family protein — MSPNARDGRTGEPRADRTGLLHHVELYASDLEASAEFWGWLLGELGYEEYQCWEDGQSWKRGPTYLVLVRADERFRDAEYHRRRPGLNHLAFHASSRDHVDELTDGLRARGAPILYEDDHPYAGGTDHYAVYAEDPERIKVEVVAPSTDD, encoded by the coding sequence ATGTCACCGAACGCGCGAGACGGGCGAACAGGCGAACCTCGAGCCGATCGAACGGGGCTGCTCCACCACGTCGAACTGTACGCCTCAGACCTCGAGGCGTCCGCCGAATTCTGGGGGTGGTTGCTCGGCGAACTCGGCTACGAGGAGTATCAGTGCTGGGAAGACGGGCAGTCCTGGAAACGTGGGCCGACGTATCTCGTCCTCGTACGCGCCGACGAACGGTTCCGCGACGCGGAGTACCACCGCCGTCGGCCGGGACTAAACCACCTCGCATTTCACGCATCATCGCGCGATCACGTCGACGAGCTGACTGACGGGTTGCGAGCGCGTGGCGCACCGATCCTCTACGAAGACGACCACCCGTACGCCGGCGGTACGGACCACTACGCGGTCTACGCCGAGGATCCGGAACGGATCAAAGTCGAGGTGGTCGCCCCGTCGACGGACGACTGA
- a CDS encoding cupin domain-containing protein, giving the protein MERVSLEDVDASEATDGVHLALMAGHEEMNVQHFEIDPGASVDEHSHPHEQTGFIYEGELTFLTDDEEIVCGPGDSYAIPGDQPHGAVNRGEETVRGVDIFSPPRANPSWQEE; this is encoded by the coding sequence ATGGAACGCGTCTCACTCGAGGACGTCGACGCCTCGGAAGCCACCGATGGCGTCCACCTCGCGCTCATGGCCGGTCACGAGGAGATGAACGTCCAGCACTTCGAGATCGACCCCGGCGCGAGCGTCGACGAGCACAGCCACCCACACGAGCAGACGGGGTTCATCTACGAGGGCGAGCTGACGTTTCTCACCGACGATGAAGAGATCGTCTGCGGACCCGGAGACTCCTACGCGATCCCCGGCGACCAGCCCCACGGCGCGGTAAACCGCGGCGAGGAGACGGTTCGCGGCGTCGACATCTTCAGCCCGCCGCGGGCGAATCCGAGCTGGCAGGAGGAGTGA
- a CDS encoding SOS response-associated peptidase, translating into MCGRYTLFVEQADLEERFDAAFEASFSPRYNLAPGQRLPVITDAAPETVRQLEWGLVPSWADDDANGLINARAETIDEKPSFRDAYRRQDRDPAAPTAGRALVLANGFYEWVEAEGEKRPYRVAFEDDRPFAMAGLWARWEPETTQVGLDAFGGGVDADDEDGVLETFTIVTAAPNDLVADLHHRMAAILEPAVERQWLTEEDPRALLEPVSAAEMRAYPVSTAVNSPANDDPSLVEPLESSTT; encoded by the coding sequence ATGTGTGGCCGGTACACGTTGTTCGTCGAGCAGGCGGACCTCGAGGAGCGGTTCGACGCCGCGTTCGAAGCATCGTTCTCGCCCCGGTACAACCTGGCGCCGGGCCAACGGCTGCCGGTGATCACGGACGCCGCACCGGAGACGGTCCGCCAGCTCGAGTGGGGGCTGGTTCCCTCGTGGGCCGACGACGATGCGAACGGGCTGATCAACGCGCGTGCGGAGACGATCGACGAGAAGCCGAGCTTTCGCGACGCCTACCGCCGTCAGGATCGTGACCCGGCGGCGCCGACGGCTGGTCGCGCGCTCGTGCTCGCGAACGGGTTCTACGAGTGGGTCGAAGCGGAGGGAGAAAAACGGCCGTATCGGGTCGCGTTCGAGGACGACCGGCCGTTCGCGATGGCGGGGCTGTGGGCCCGATGGGAGCCCGAGACGACACAGGTCGGACTCGACGCCTTCGGCGGCGGTGTCGACGCGGACGACGAGGACGGCGTCCTCGAGACGTTCACGATCGTGACGGCGGCGCCGAACGACCTCGTCGCCGACCTCCATCACCGGATGGCTGCCATCCTCGAGCCGGCCGTCGAACGCCAGTGGCTGACCGAGGAGGACCCACGAGCCCTGCTCGAGCCCGTTTCCGCCGCTGAAATGCGTGCGTACCCGGTCTCGACGGCCGTCAACAGCCCGGCGAACGACGATCCATCGCTGGTGGAACCGCTCGAGTCCAGCACTACTTAA
- the thsB gene encoding thermosome subunit beta, with amino-acid sequence MSQRMQQGQPMIVMSEDSQRVKDRDAQDYNIQAARAVAEAVRSTLGPKGMDKMLVDSMGSVTITNDGVTILKEMDIDNPTAEMIIEVAETQEDEAGDGTTTAVAVTGELLKNAEDLLEQDIHPTAIIKGFHMAAEKAREEIDDVATEIDTDDEELLKKTAETSMTGKGAEVNKEHLAQLIVDAVRQVTVETEEGERVVDLEFLNIETQTGRGAGESDLLVGGIVDKDPVHDNMPTEATDANILLLNDPIEVEETDIDTEVSVTDPDQLQQFLDREEQQLREKVDHIVDVGADVVFCQKGIDDLAQHYLAKEGILAVRRAKKSDLEFLSEVVDAAVVSDLESATEDDLGFGDVTRDEEDELFYVEGEDAHGVTLLLAGSTEHVVDELERGVQDALDVVAQTVTDGRVLAGGGAIEVELASRLRDYADSVSGREQLAVEAFADSLELVPRVLAENAGLDSIDLLVDLRAAHDDGDVRAGLNAWTGDVEDTFEAGIVEPAHAKEQAVTSASEAANLVLKIDDIIAAGDLSTDGDDEEMPDAGGMGGMGGMGGGMGGMM; translated from the coding sequence ATGAGTCAGCGAATGCAGCAGGGACAGCCGATGATCGTCATGAGCGAGGACTCCCAGCGCGTCAAAGATCGCGACGCGCAGGACTACAACATCCAGGCGGCGCGTGCGGTCGCCGAGGCCGTACGTTCGACACTCGGCCCGAAGGGGATGGACAAGATGCTCGTCGACTCGATGGGGTCGGTCACCATCACGAACGACGGCGTCACCATCCTCAAGGAGATGGACATCGACAACCCGACGGCCGAGATGATTATCGAGGTCGCCGAGACCCAGGAGGACGAGGCCGGCGACGGCACGACGACCGCCGTCGCGGTCACGGGTGAACTCCTCAAGAACGCTGAGGACCTCTTAGAGCAGGACATCCACCCGACGGCCATCATCAAGGGCTTCCACATGGCCGCCGAGAAGGCTCGCGAGGAGATCGACGACGTCGCGACCGAGATCGACACCGACGACGAGGAACTGCTCAAGAAGACCGCCGAAACCTCGATGACGGGCAAGGGTGCGGAGGTCAACAAAGAGCACCTCGCCCAGCTCATCGTCGACGCCGTCCGCCAGGTGACCGTCGAGACCGAGGAGGGCGAGCGCGTCGTCGACCTCGAGTTCCTTAACATCGAGACCCAGACCGGCCGCGGCGCCGGCGAGTCCGACCTGCTCGTGGGTGGCATCGTGGACAAAGATCCCGTCCACGACAACATGCCCACGGAGGCGACGGACGCGAACATCCTGCTGCTCAACGACCCCATCGAGGTCGAAGAGACCGACATCGATACCGAGGTTTCGGTCACGGACCCCGACCAGCTCCAGCAGTTCCTCGACCGCGAGGAGCAGCAGCTGCGCGAGAAGGTCGACCACATCGTCGACGTCGGCGCCGACGTCGTCTTCTGCCAGAAGGGCATCGACGACCTCGCCCAGCACTACCTCGCCAAGGAGGGCATCCTGGCCGTTCGCCGCGCGAAGAAGTCCGACCTCGAGTTCCTCTCGGAGGTCGTCGACGCGGCAGTCGTCTCCGACTTAGAGAGCGCGACCGAAGACGATCTCGGATTCGGTGACGTCACCCGCGACGAGGAGGACGAGCTGTTCTACGTCGAGGGCGAGGACGCCCACGGCGTCACGCTCCTGCTGGCCGGCTCCACCGAGCACGTCGTCGACGAACTCGAGCGCGGCGTCCAGGACGCCCTCGACGTCGTCGCCCAGACCGTCACCGACGGCCGCGTGCTCGCCGGTGGCGGCGCGATCGAGGTCGAGCTCGCCTCGCGCCTGCGCGACTACGCTGACTCCGTGTCGGGCCGCGAGCAGCTCGCCGTCGAGGCGTTCGCCGACTCGCTCGAGCTCGTCCCGCGCGTGCTCGCCGAGAACGCGGGCCTCGACTCGATCGACCTGCTGGTCGACCTCCGTGCGGCCCACGACGACGGCGACGTCCGCGCCGGCCTGAACGCCTGGACGGGCGACGTCGAGGACACCTTCGAGGCCGGAATCGTCGAACCCGCTCACGCCAAAGAGCAGGCCGTCACCTCCGCTTCCGAGGCCGCAAACCTCGTCCTGAAGATCGACGACATCATCGCTGCCGGTGACCTGAGCACCGACGGCGACGACGAGGAGATGCCCGACGCCGGCGGCATGGGCGGCATGGGCGGCATGGGCGGCGGCATGGGCGGCATGATGTAA
- a CDS encoding sulfurtransferase, which produces MTDYDTDVLVSADWVEAHLDEFQFDDPDYRLVEIESPSPPEGDFPSLYDEGHIPGAIGLNWAEDLSDETQRDILKKDDFEDLVGEVGISEDSTVVFYGDGHIPNWFAVFAYWEFKYYGHEDARVLDGGKDYWVENDHPLTEDEPDFPAQEYTARGPFESIRAYKDDVDKAREAGLPMVDVRSPEEFSGELIAPPELDETAQRGGHIPGASNVPVPTNLREDGRFLPPEELEELYADAGIEGEESVVTYCRVGERSAIAWFALSELLEYEDVHNYDGSWTEWGNLIRAPIATGEE; this is translated from the coding sequence ATGACCGATTACGACACCGACGTCCTCGTCTCGGCCGACTGGGTGGAAGCGCATCTGGACGAGTTCCAGTTCGACGACCCCGACTACCGTCTCGTCGAGATCGAGAGCCCGAGTCCGCCGGAGGGCGACTTCCCGTCGCTGTACGACGAGGGGCACATTCCGGGAGCGATCGGCCTCAACTGGGCCGAGGACCTCTCGGACGAAACCCAGCGCGACATCCTGAAGAAAGACGACTTCGAGGACCTCGTCGGCGAGGTCGGAATCAGCGAGGACTCGACGGTCGTCTTCTACGGGGACGGCCACATCCCGAACTGGTTCGCCGTCTTCGCCTACTGGGAGTTCAAGTACTACGGTCACGAGGACGCCCGCGTGCTCGACGGCGGGAAAGACTACTGGGTCGAAAACGACCACCCGCTGACCGAAGACGAGCCCGACTTCCCGGCCCAGGAGTACACCGCCAGGGGCCCCTTCGAGAGCATCCGTGCCTACAAGGACGACGTCGACAAGGCCCGCGAGGCCGGCCTCCCGATGGTCGACGTGCGCTCGCCCGAGGAGTTCTCCGGCGAACTGATCGCCCCGCCGGAGCTCGACGAGACCGCCCAGCGCGGCGGCCACATCCCCGGCGCGTCGAACGTTCCCGTCCCGACGAACCTGCGCGAGGACGGCCGCTTTCTCCCGCCCGAGGAACTCGAGGAGCTGTACGCCGACGCCGGCATCGAGGGTGAGGAGTCGGTCGTCACCTACTGCCGCGTCGGCGAGCGGTCGGCGATCGCCTGGTTCGCCCTCAGCGAGCTGCTCGAGTACGAAGACGTCCACAACTACGACGGCTCCTGGACCGAGTGGGGGAACCTCATCCGGGCCCCGATCGCGACTGGCGAAGAGTAA
- a CDS encoding DUF5817 domain-containing protein — translation MYAVVGCSECSYLWIIEGRSETTQCPRCGSRKKYEKRKKFLETEDADHAREVRASMLANRQGHGEAFAEVDSFADLESQVADGVVDDEAYLEGSGLDVAELEAAGERDPRGSSRSGSRKEIVEEALSTLDRPTEAEVIEYAGERGVPREYVESALEKLTRRGAVSESRGRYRLL, via the coding sequence ATGTACGCTGTCGTCGGCTGTAGCGAGTGTTCGTACCTCTGGATCATCGAGGGGCGCTCGGAGACGACCCAGTGTCCGCGCTGTGGCTCGCGCAAAAAGTACGAAAAGCGAAAGAAGTTCCTCGAGACCGAGGACGCCGACCACGCCCGGGAGGTCCGGGCGTCGATGCTCGCGAACCGACAGGGCCACGGCGAGGCCTTCGCCGAAGTCGACAGCTTTGCCGACCTCGAGTCGCAGGTCGCCGACGGCGTCGTCGACGACGAGGCGTACCTCGAGGGGTCGGGGCTCGACGTCGCGGAGCTCGAGGCCGCAGGCGAGCGCGACCCGCGCGGGTCGTCCCGAAGCGGGAGTCGAAAGGAGATCGTCGAGGAGGCCCTCTCGACGCTCGATCGGCCCACGGAGGCCGAGGTGATCGAGTACGCGGGCGAGCGTGGGGTCCCCCGAGAGTACGTCGAGTCTGCGCTGGAAAAGCTCACTCGCCGCGGTGCGGTGAGCGAGAGCCGCGGGCGGTATCGGCTCCTCTGA
- the glnA gene encoding type I glutamate--ammonia ligase has product MTSGNLTTAEQDVLDQIEEEGVDFLRLQFTDILGVVKNVAVPARQAEKAFTEGIYFDGSSIEGFVRIQESDMRLKPDPETFAILPWRANEESAAARMICDVIDTSTGEPFEGDPRYVLKQAIERAEEMGYTINAAPEPEFFLFEEDEEGRATTNTADHGGYFDLAPKDLASDVRRDIIYGLESMGFEIEASHHEVAEGQHEINFEYDDALTTADNVGTFRTVVRAIAAQHDLHATFMPKPIPRINGSGMHTHISLFDEAGENAFHDDDDEFNLSDTAKSFLAGVLEHAPAITAIANPTVNSYKRLVPGYEAPVYVAWSDRNRSALIRKPAARVPAASRIELRSPDPSCNPYLALAVMIQAGLEGIEKGLEAPDPVRENIYEFDEAKREEYGIDTLPENLGEAVSALEEDEAMLDALGEHVGPKFIEAKKHEFGEYLVDVSQWELDRYLETF; this is encoded by the coding sequence ATGACAAGCGGAAACCTAACTACGGCAGAACAGGACGTGCTGGACCAGATCGAGGAGGAGGGCGTTGACTTTCTTCGGCTACAGTTTACGGACATTCTCGGCGTGGTAAAAAACGTTGCCGTTCCCGCCCGGCAGGCCGAGAAGGCGTTCACCGAGGGAATCTACTTCGATGGCTCCTCGATCGAGGGGTTCGTCCGTATCCAGGAGTCGGACATGCGCTTAAAGCCCGACCCGGAGACGTTCGCGATCCTCCCCTGGAGGGCCAACGAGGAGAGCGCCGCCGCCCGGATGATCTGTGACGTCATCGACACCTCGACCGGCGAACCGTTCGAGGGCGACCCGCGCTACGTCCTCAAACAGGCGATCGAGCGCGCAGAGGAGATGGGCTACACGATCAACGCCGCGCCCGAACCCGAGTTCTTCCTGTTCGAGGAGGACGAAGAGGGCCGGGCGACGACGAACACCGCCGACCACGGCGGCTACTTCGACCTCGCACCCAAGGACTTAGCGAGCGACGTCCGTCGGGACATCATCTACGGCCTCGAGTCGATGGGCTTCGAGATCGAAGCCAGCCACCACGAGGTCGCCGAGGGTCAACACGAGATCAACTTCGAGTACGACGACGCGCTGACGACCGCGGACAACGTCGGCACCTTCCGGACGGTCGTCCGCGCCATCGCGGCCCAGCACGACCTGCACGCGACGTTCATGCCCAAACCCATCCCCCGGATCAACGGCTCGGGGATGCACACCCACATCTCGCTGTTCGACGAGGCCGGCGAGAACGCCTTCCACGACGACGACGACGAGTTCAATCTGAGCGACACCGCGAAATCGTTCCTCGCGGGCGTCTTAGAGCACGCTCCCGCGATCACGGCAATCGCGAACCCGACAGTCAACAGCTACAAGCGCCTCGTGCCCGGTTACGAAGCGCCGGTCTACGTCGCGTGGTCCGACCGCAACCGCTCGGCGCTGATCCGCAAGCCGGCCGCCCGCGTCCCGGCGGCCTCCCGGATCGAACTGCGCTCGCCCGACCCCTCGTGTAACCCCTACCTCGCGCTCGCCGTCATGATCCAGGCCGGCCTCGAGGGAATCGAGAAAGGCCTCGAGGCGCCCGACCCGGTCCGTGAGAACATCTACGAGTTCGACGAAGCCAAACGCGAGGAGTACGGCATCGACACGCTGCCCGAGAACCTCGGCGAAGCCGTCTCCGCACTTGAAGAGGACGAGGCGATGCTCGACGCGCTCGGCGAACACGTCGGACCGAAGTTCATCGAGGCGAAAAAACACGAGTTCGGCGAGTACCTGGTCGACGTCTCCCAGTGGGAACTCGACCGCTACCTCGAGACGTTCTAA
- a CDS encoding YkgJ family cysteine cluster protein has product MHSDSRRVEVYPGCEVVVEFDPALTFECVDDCTWCCHHGVLLYDRDLLELAQRANLAETTTDFRGEKFVAREPKAREEHVAADGHACAFLREDGLCTLHLEEDWKPTRCSVFPLGVWLEDDELHVDIRDSAHEHCEGLGVSDRRVIDNLEAFLPEVLWELENPDSDRAL; this is encoded by the coding sequence GTGCACAGCGACTCCCGCCGCGTCGAGGTCTATCCCGGCTGCGAGGTCGTCGTCGAGTTCGACCCTGCACTCACCTTCGAGTGCGTCGACGACTGCACCTGGTGCTGTCACCACGGCGTCTTACTGTACGACCGGGACTTGCTCGAGCTGGCTCAGCGGGCGAATCTCGCCGAGACGACCACTGACTTTCGCGGCGAGAAGTTCGTGGCCCGCGAGCCGAAGGCGCGCGAGGAACACGTCGCTGCGGACGGCCACGCCTGCGCGTTCCTGCGCGAGGACGGTCTCTGTACGCTGCACCTCGAGGAAGACTGGAAGCCGACGCGCTGTTCGGTGTTCCCGCTGGGCGTCTGGCTCGAAGACGACGAACTCCACGTCGATATCCGCGACTCTGCCCACGAGCACTGCGAGGGGCTGGGCGTCAGCGACAGACGCGTGATCGATAACCTCGAGGCCTTTCTGCCCGAGGTGTTGTGGGAACTCGAGAACCCCGACTCGGACCGGGCGCTGTGA